One genomic window of Gossypium hirsutum isolate 1008001.06 chromosome D11, Gossypium_hirsutum_v2.1, whole genome shotgun sequence includes the following:
- the LOC107961909 gene encoding germin-like protein subfamily 1 member 14 — translation MKTAHFILVFCLLALASPFAYASDPSPLQDFCVAINDPEDAVFVNGKFCKDPKLAKAQDFYYSGLNIPRNTSNPVGSTVTPVNVAQIPGLNTLGISLVRIDYAPNGGLNPPHTHPRATEILVVVEGTLYVGFVTSNTDNRLITKVLYPGDVFVFPIGLIHFQFNVGKTNAVAFAALSSQNPGVITVANAVFGSNPPINPDVLVKAFQLDKNVVKNLQSKFWWANN, via the exons ATGAAAACTGCCCATTTCATCCTAGTATTTTGTCTCTTGGCTCTGGCTTCCCCATTTGCCTATGCATCTGATCCCAGTCCTCTCCAAGATTTCTGCGTAGCCATCAATGACCCCGAGGATGCTG TGTTTGTTAATGGGAAGTTCTGCAAGGACCCAAAGCTTGCTAAAGCACAAGACTTTTACTATTCAGGGCTCAACATCCCCAGAAACACATCAAATCCAGTGGGATCGACTGTTACTCCAGTTAATGTTGCTCAAATACCAGGGCTTAACACTCTTGGCATCTCATTGGTTCGAATTGATTACGCACCAAATGGTGGCCTAAACCCCCCTCATACTCACCCTCGTGCCACCGAAATCTTAGTCGTTGTGGAGGGCACACTCTACGTTGGCTTCGTGACATCCAACACCGATAATCGTCTCATTACCAAGGTCTTATACCCTGGAGATGTATTTGTTTTCCCAATTGGTCTCATTCACTTTCAATTCAATGTGGGGAAAACCAATGCCGTTGCCTTCGCTGCTTTGAGTAGCCAGAATCCTGGGGTTATTACCGTAGCCAATGCAGTGTTTGGATCAAATCCACCCATCAATCCCGATGTTCTCGTCAAGGCTTTCCAATTGGACAAGAATGTGGTGAAAAATCTTCAGTCAAAATTCTGGTGGGCTAACAATTAG
- the LOC107963427 gene encoding germin-like protein subfamily 1 member 7, producing MKGVQFLVAFVLLALASKLVSASDPSPLQDFCVAINDTKDGVFVNGKFCKDPKLATAEDFFLPGLNIPGNTSNQVGSMVTPANVQQIPGLNTLGISLVRIDYAPYGGLNPPHTHPRATEILVVVEGTLSVGFVTSNTDNRLFTKVLYPGDVFVFPEGMIHFQFNIGSTNAVAFAALSSQNPGVITIANAVFGSDPAINPDVLAKAFQLDQNIVKQLQSRFWWDNN from the exons ATGAAAGGTGTTCAATTCCTTGTAGCATTTGTCCTCTTGGCTTTGGCTTCCAAACTTGTCTCAGCTTCAGATCCCAGCCCTCTTCAGGATTTCTGTGTAGCAATTAATGATACTAAAGACGGTG TTTTCGTTAATGGCAAGTTCTGCAAGGACCCCAAGCTTGCAACCGCAGAAGACTTCTTCCTGCCTGGCCTCAACATTCCTGGAAATACATCAAACCAAGTAGGATCAATGGTCACTCCAGCCAATGTTCAACAAATACCTGGACTTAACACTCTTGGCATATCTCTTGTTCGAATTGACTACGCACCTTACGGTGGCCTAAACCCTCCTCACACTCACCCTCGTGCCACTGAAATTCTAGTCGTTGTGGAGGGCACACTTTCCGTCGGCTTTGTCACATCGAACACAGATAACCGTCTCTTCACCAAAGTCCTATACCCCGGAGATGTATTCGTTTTCCCCGAAGGTATGATTCACTTCCAGTTCAACATAGGGAGTACGAATGCGGTTGCCTTTGCTGCTCTCAGTAGCCAAAACCCAGGGGTGATCACCATTGCAAATGCAGTGTTTGGCTCTGACCCGGCCATCAATCCTGATGTTCTTGCCAAGGCCTTCCAGCTGGATCAAAATATCGTTAAACAACTTCAGTCCCGGTTCTGGTGGGACAACAACTAG